Proteins encoded within one genomic window of Streptomyces kaniharaensis:
- a CDS encoding ABC transporter ATP-binding protein, translating to MGTEVAAFRGVGKSYGRVRAVDGLDLVLRPGETVALLGPNGAGKSTSLDLLLGLREPDQGSVSLFGGSPREAIAAGRVGAMLQSGGLMADVKVRELVKLACDVHPRGRSVTGVLTDAGITELADRRVDKLSGGQEQRVRFALAIAGANDLIVLDEPTTGMDVSVRQAFWASMRAQADAGRTVLFATHYLEEADSIADRVLVLHRGRLIADGSSAEIKARAGARRVAFELHDVDLPPAAGPIEEHVLRTLPGVQSLDVTARVPGVRTVRIRTADADASVAGLYRAGLYPRGLEVTALGLEQAFLAITGEQDHQDAEHQDTEHQDAVKETVR from the coding sequence ATGGGAACCGAGGTGGCCGCCTTCCGCGGCGTCGGCAAGAGCTACGGGCGGGTGCGCGCCGTGGACGGGCTCGACCTCGTGCTGCGGCCGGGCGAGACCGTCGCCCTGCTCGGCCCGAACGGCGCCGGCAAGTCCACCAGCCTGGACCTGCTGCTCGGCCTGCGCGAGCCCGACCAGGGCAGCGTCTCGCTGTTCGGCGGCAGCCCGCGCGAGGCGATCGCGGCCGGCCGGGTCGGCGCGATGCTGCAGAGCGGCGGGCTGATGGCCGACGTCAAGGTCCGCGAGCTGGTCAAGCTCGCCTGCGACGTGCACCCGCGCGGTCGGTCGGTCACGGGGGTGCTGACCGACGCCGGGATCACCGAGCTGGCCGACCGTCGGGTGGACAAGCTGTCCGGCGGCCAGGAACAGCGGGTCCGCTTCGCCCTGGCGATCGCCGGCGCCAACGACCTGATCGTGCTGGACGAGCCCACCACCGGCATGGACGTCAGCGTCCGGCAGGCGTTCTGGGCGAGCATGCGGGCGCAGGCCGACGCCGGCCGCACGGTGCTGTTCGCCACCCACTACCTGGAGGAGGCGGACTCGATCGCCGACCGCGTCCTGGTGCTGCACCGGGGCCGGCTGATCGCCGACGGCAGCTCCGCCGAGATCAAGGCGCGCGCCGGGGCCCGCCGGGTCGCGTTCGAGCTGCACGACGTGGACCTCCCCCCGGCCGCCGGCCCGATCGAGGAGCACGTGCTGCGCACCCTGCCGGGCGTGCAGTCGCTGGACGTCACCGCCCGGGTGCCGGGGGTGCGGACCGTCCGGATCCGGACCGCGGACGCCGACGCGAGCGTCGCGGGGCTCTACCGGGCGGGCCTGTACCCGCGCGGGCTGGAGGTCACCGCCCTGGGCCTGGAACAGGCCTTCCTGGCCATCACCGGCGAGCAGGACCACCAGGACGCCGAGCACCAGGACACCGAGCACCAGGACGCAGTGAAGGAGACCGTGCGGTGA
- a CDS encoding ABC transporter permease, which yields MTTLIQLEILRTLRNKRYLLLTIAYPALMYFFFIHAYDATKLAGGLPVKTYFMVSMATFGAVGAVLTGSAQRISLERKSGWVRQLRLTALPGRAYTFGKIAASAVTTLPAILVVFAVGASQGVSMGAAQWVGLVAALWLGSFVFAALGVALGYAAAADSVQTIVMIAYMLMSLFGGTWFPVSDSLEKFARFNPVFLYNKLATFTQPGNSLDTVAVAGLAGFLVVFVAAAAVLYRRDTRQA from the coding sequence GTGACCACTCTGATCCAGCTGGAGATCCTGCGGACCCTCCGCAACAAGCGGTACCTGCTCCTCACCATCGCTTACCCGGCGCTGATGTACTTCTTCTTCATCCACGCCTACGACGCGACCAAGCTGGCCGGCGGCCTGCCGGTGAAGACCTACTTCATGGTGTCGATGGCGACCTTCGGCGCGGTCGGCGCGGTGCTCACCGGCAGCGCGCAGCGCATCTCGCTGGAGCGCAAGAGCGGCTGGGTGCGCCAGCTGCGGCTGACCGCGCTGCCCGGCCGGGCGTACACCTTCGGAAAGATCGCCGCGAGTGCGGTGACGACGCTGCCGGCGATCCTGGTGGTGTTCGCGGTCGGCGCGAGCCAGGGCGTGTCGATGGGCGCGGCGCAGTGGGTGGGCCTGGTGGCGGCGCTGTGGCTGGGCAGCTTCGTGTTCGCGGCGCTCGGGGTGGCGCTCGGGTACGCGGCGGCGGCGGACTCGGTGCAGACCATCGTGATGATCGCCTACATGCTGATGTCGCTGTTCGGCGGGACGTGGTTCCCGGTGAGCGACTCGCTGGAGAAGTTCGCCCGGTTCAACCCGGTGTTCCTGTACAACAAGCTGGCCACCTTCACCCAGCCCGGGAACTCGCTGGACACCGTCGCGGTCGCCGGACTGGCCGGGTTCCTCGTGGTGTTCGTCGCGGCCGCCGCCGTCCTGTACCGGCGTGACACCCGCCAGGCATGA